A region from the Nematostella vectensis chromosome 13, jaNemVect1.1, whole genome shotgun sequence genome encodes:
- the LOC5505146 gene encoding probable D-lactate dehydrogenase, mitochondrial — MRGLLATGQRLLRSRDLCSRGRRWISTSHRKAQTAVAALKPTMQTLLGEDNVSSAQAVRDQHGHDESYHGVMPPDLVVFPTSREQVSEIAKICYEHSVPMVPHGSGTGLEGGICAMKGGVCIDLSKMKTILEVNQEDFDTTVEAGVTREQLNAFIRDTGLWFPIDPGADASLCGMCATSASGTNAVRYGTMRENILNLEVVLSDGRVIDTAGKGRRTKKTSAGYNLTNLFAGSEGTLGIITKATLKLYGIPEATVSGVSSFPSVKSAVDATVEILQCGIPVARIEFLDDCMIDATNKYSGLDYPVQPTLFLEFTGSENSVEEQAITAGEVIAANEGSDFRWAKELEERNKLWKARHAAWYACLALRPGCKGVSTDVCVPISKLPEIIVETKEDIIASNLVAPIVGHVGDGNFHCFIVIDTSNEKEIQNAKDFTLRLGRRALAVGGTCTGEHGIGRGKLALLEEEVGPSGIEVMKQIKQMLDPKNLMNPGKVLRM; from the exons ATGCGGGGGCTATTAGCTACGGGCCAACGGCTATTGAGGAGTAGAGATCTCTGCAGTCGTGGAAGGCGTTGGATCTCAACCTCTCATCGAAAG GCACAAACAGCAGTAGCAGCTCTGAAACCAACAATGCAGACTTTGCTAGGTGAGGATAACGTGTCGTCGGCCCAAGCCGTGAGAGACCAGCACGGTCATGATGAGTCGTACCATGGCGTCATGCCTCCGGACCTTGTTGTGTTCCCTACAAGTCGCGAGCAAGTCTCTGAGATTGCTAAGATATGCTATGAGCATTCAGTTCCCATGGTTCCACATGGTTCTGGTACTGGACTGGAAGGTGGAATTTGTGCAATGAAG GGAGGAGTATGTATTGACCTCAGTAAGATGAAAACTATCCTTGAGGTTAATCAAGAGGATTTTGATACAACAGTAGAAGCTGGTGTAACTAGAGAACAACTAAATGCTTTCATCAGGGACACAGGACTGTGGTTTCCAATAG ATCCTGGTGCTGATGCTTCATTGTGTGGGATGTGCGCAACAAGTGCATCAGGAACTAATGCTGTCAG ATATGGAACAATGCGAGAGAATATTCTGAACTTAGAGGTTGTGTTATCAGATGGAAGGGTGATTGACACTGCTGGGAAAGGCAGAAGAACAAA GAAGACCTCGGCAGGGTATAATTTGACAAACCTGTTTGCTGGGTCGGAGGGAACACTAGGTATCATCACAAAGGCTACACTGAAGCTCTATGGAATCCCTGAAGCT ACTGTTTCTGGTGTTTCTTCATTTCCCTCGGTCAAGTCCGCTGTGGATGCAACTGTTGAAATTTTACAATGTGGAATACCTGTTGCTCGAATCG agtTTTTAGATGATTGCATGATTGATGCAACTAACAAGTACTCCGGGCTGGACTATCCTGTCCAGCCAACCCTTTTCCTTGAGTTCACTGGTTCGGAAAATAGCGTAGAGGAACAAGCGATAACTGCTG GGGAAGTCATTGCAGCTAATGAAGGATCTGATTTTCGATGGGCAAAAGAACTGGAAGAACGAAACAAGCTGTGGAAGGCCAGACATGCCGCATGGTATGCATGTCTAGCGCTAAGGCCCGGATGCAAA GGCGTCTCCACTGATGTTTGTGTCCCGATATCAAAACTACCTGAAATCATTGTCGAGACAAAAGAAGACATCATAGCATCAAATCTTGTTG CTCCAATTGTAGGGCACGTAGGAGATGGGAACTTCCACTGTTTCATTGTGATAGATACATCAAACGAGAAGGAAATTCAGAATGCAAAAGATTTTACCCTCCGACTGGGCAG ACGCGCTTTAGCAGTTGGGGGCACCTGTACTGGTGAGCACGGGATAGGGCGCGGCAAGCTGGCCCTCCTGGAAGAGGAAGTAGGCCCATCAGGGATAGAGGTCATGAAACAGATCAAGCAGATGCTTGATCCTAAGAACCTGATGAACCCTGGAAAAGTACTGAGAATGTAG
- the LOC5505170 gene encoding uncharacterized protein LOC5505170: MKFIPRKTVHQAASMEELLDASKHLPDSNVDVGLITKTSLNKLVAAGDVSPDAASTFYKGAKLFYALAFQYALKRMSFKEDLLVNAGFVHFEERETINADMPVFFVRGIRTFSLFGSAIELEALYREVNDFSLMSDGDLPSDVRQASLVDGGRLRPDAVWGYLNGLVSPDGQPRFPRLSKVTQLVLTIPHSNAAEERVFSMIKKNMTPHRYYLDHEGTLSIIMTIKLEQSNQPDGIKLPPELLESAKTATLVYNRDHR, from the exons ATGAAGTTTATCCCACGAAAGACCGTCCACCAAGCAGCGTCAATGGAAGAGCTCCTGGATGCATCCAAGCATTTGCCAG ATTCCAATGTGGATGTTGGGCTTATCACGAAGACTTCTTTGAATAAGCTTGTTGCCGCCGGCGATGTTAGCCCTGACGCCGCATCAACATTTTACAAGGGAGCCAAGCTGTTTTATGCCTTAGCTTTCCAGTACGCCCTTAAGCGCATGTCTTTTAAGGAAGACCTGCTAGTAAACGCAGGGTTTGTACACTTTGAAGAGCGAGAGACCATCAATGCTGACATGCCGGTTTTCTTTGTTCGAG GTATCCGAACCTTCTCCCTTTTTGGGTCAGCCATCGAACTGGAGGCCCTCTACCGAGAGGTGAACGACTTCTCTCTGATGTCAGATGGTGACCTTCCTAGCGATGTCAGGCAAGCCAGCTTGGTTGATGGTGGGCGCCTGAGGCCAGATGCTGTGTGGGGCTACTTAAATGGCCTGGTATCACCTGATGGCCAACCACGCTTTCCGCGTCTCTCCAAGGTCACCCAGCTGGTATTGACCATACCACACTCCAATGCAGCTGAGGAGAGGGTGTTCTCCATGATAAAGAAGAACATGACACCCCACCGCTACTACTTAGACCACGAGGGTACGCTGTCAATTATCATGACGATCAAGCTGGAGCAGAGCAACCAGCCAGACGGCATCAAGCTCCCTCCTGAGCTCCTGGAATCTGCCAAGACCGCCACTTTGGTCTACAACCGGGACCACCGATGA
- the LOC5505171 gene encoding uncharacterized protein LOC5505171, whose amino-acid sequence MERRRVHAGPINRRLYDLLVKCVKSKKKCGSDEVFYPSDEELKESGVFPRPRDGSSRSEKFKQWADRMDLKMDKVTKADALVHKFTGKLIVPVEEFENIIMKVHVGENEKHNDLRTTINLLIRNNYAMGNQHFGLNKAVIAYVVDSCQKCGLDSHTSNENSSPDVIVTPELPVIPNGAVKAIPSSPSMVAHKPDSTCVWFDKSAMANNQGLYPRLQTLITELRGEFALLLGGNREAKDRLIMKIFRLLDHISKHKDSLYKSYQMEGPYDQTFHEQVKEFVSHYQSEGKTNEQCVKDTRLLVGAYKDAGYNNFFVQSLEASICLAINPVASLTPDRVLYLGDGQTLNFREGMSGT is encoded by the exons ATGGAGAGGAGAAGAGTTCACGCTGGTCCAATTAATCGGCGACTCTATGACTTATTGGTAAAATGTGTTAAATCTAAAAAGAAGTGTGGGAGTGATGAAGTTTTTTATCCGAGCGACGAAGAACTGAAAGAATCCGGTGTTTTCCCAAGACCACGCGATGGATCCTCTAGGAGCGAGAAATTCAAACAGTGGGCCGATAGGATGGACTTGAAGATGGATAAAGTCACTAAAGCAGACGCTTTAGTGCACAAGTTTACCGGGAAACTTATAGTTCCGGTTGAGGAGTTTGAAAATATCATAATGAAAGTTCATGTAGGAGAGAATGAAAAGCACAACGATTTGAGAACTACGATAAATTTATTG ATTCGAAATAATTATGCTATGGGTAACCAGCACTTTGGCCTGAATAAGGCAGTGATTGCCTATGTGGTCGACAGCTGTCAAAAGTGTGGTTTGGACAGTCATACAAGTAACGAGAACTCCAGTCCAGATGTGATTGTGACTCCAGAACTGCCTGTGATCCCAAATGGCGCTGTCAAGGCTATACCTTCATCTCCCTCCATGGTGGCTCACAAACCTGATTCCACTTGTGTCTGGTTTGACAAGTCAG CAATGGCAAATAATCAGGGGCTGTACCCCAGGCTTCAGACTCTTATAACAGAGTTACGCGGAGAGTTTGCTTTGCTGTTGGGTGGAAACAGAGAAGCAAAAGACAGATTAATAATGA AAATTTTCAGACTTCTAGATCACATATCAAAGCATAAAGACTCTTTATATAAATCCTACCAAATGGAAGGCCCTTACGATCAAACCTTCCATGAACAAGTTAAGGAATTCGTCTCTCACTACCAATCAGAAGGGAAAACAAATGAACAATGTGTTAAAGACACAAGACTGTTAGTGGGTGCTTACAAAGATGCAGGCTACAATAACTTTTTTGTTCAAAGCTTAGAGGCATCAATATGTTTGGCGATAAATCCAGTGGCGAGTTTAACACCCGACAGAGTCTTGTATCTAGGAGATGGACAGACTTTGAATTTCAGAGAAGGGATGTCTGGGACCTGA